A single window of Nasonia vitripennis strain AsymCx chromosome 4, Nvit_psr_1.1, whole genome shotgun sequence DNA harbors:
- the LOC100116173 gene encoding protein masquerade codes for MQRGGLLLLSLLLLLGDFAVGQDDDSLAGSFLSGLLDSITSTANTEDCPGVCVHTFASFICYEVLEDIQCPQSSMHCCIDSPLNGTSSSASSNEIASDYETNSSSSSSSKPAEHNKEAQPHQTTPQPSTIITSVVSSVPSTTQRPTTTTTQATTTTVSAKPSTEEKKAEADKSAPKNCTSYSGICMAERIAAYCDGWLNIDSLCKPSYRCCVSRDHFGDSPPPELLVIDRTKSNLTRVEETSTAAHPSTSSSTSVTMLSARPVSTSSSTSLATTTSTTPRPRITTTEAPRQPCKGECGNAIFTLISCEKVDPYAHCDEGYCCVKEPVNKQEPTTTLRPTTKAPAKLPPCPGFCMMNIMSAFCEKPNTPILRTSTCTGLQFCCDNSKNPPPRRPKPRPTSPRPQTTTVALPPDPRPECRGSCIVSYLSFTCFNNAELTNVFKCKKPGHQCCAAKSVIREYLGIQGENVTDNTALSNRNDTIFAITPHPSFATPQPTLLFDTTPITTTTTTTTKSPVYSKYVCGVKGTSRAPLQARNFDRGARVVGGEDADANEWCWQVALINSLNQYLCGGALIGTQWVLTAAHCVTNIVRSGDAIYVRVGDVDLTRKYGSPGAQTLRVATTYIHHNHNSQTLDNDIALLKLHGQAELKDGVCLVCLPARGVSHTAGKRCTVTGYGYMGEAGPIPLRVREAEIPIVSDAECIRKVNAVTEKIFILPASSFCAGGEQGNDACQGDGGGPLVCQDDGFYELAGLVSWGFGCGRVDVPGVYVKVSAFIGWINQIISVNNL; via the exons GTCTTCTGGATTCGATAACGAGCACGGCGAACACCGAGGACTGTCCAGGAGTCTGCGTTCACACGTTCGCCTCGTTCATCTGCTACGAAGTCCTCGAGGACATACAATGTCCGCAGTCGAGTATGCACTGCTGCATCGACTCGCCCCTCAACGGCACCTCGTCCAGCGCCAGTTCTAACGAGATCGCCAGCGATTACGAGACCaactccagcagcagcagcagtagcaaaCCAGCGGAGCACAACAAAGAGGCACAGCCGCATCAGACGACGCCGCAGCCCAGTACCATAATTACTAGCGTCGTTAGTTCGGTGCCGAGTACTACCCAACGACCCACCACCACTACCACCCAGGCGACCACGACGACTGTTAGCGCTAAACCTTCGACG GAAGAGAAGAAGGCCGAAGCAGACAAATCAGCTC CTAAAAACTGCACTAGCTATTCTGGCATCTGCATGGCTGAGCGCATCGCGGCCTACTGCGACGGCTGGCTGAACATCGACAGCCTCTGCAAGCCGAGCTACCGCTGCTGCGTTTCCCGGGACCACTTCGGCGATTCTCCACCACCCGAACTACTCGTCATCGACCGCACCAAGTCGAACCTGACTCGCGTCGAGGAGACGAGCACCGCCGCGCATCCGTCCACCTCATCGTCCACCAGCGTGACGATGCTCAGCGCTAGACCGGTCTCGACGAGCAGCTCGACTTcgctcgcgacgacgacgtccaCGACCCCGAGGCCCAGGATAACAACGACCGAGGCTCCTAGGCAACCTTGCAAGGGCGAATGCGGCAATGCAATCTTTACCCTCATCTCCTGCGAGAAAGTGGACCCTTATGCGCACTGCGATGAAGGATACTGCTGCGTCAAAGAGCCGGTCAACAAGCAG GAACCAACTACGACATTACGGCCCACGACGAAAGCACCTGCCAAATTGCCGCCTTGTCCAGGTTTCTGTATGATGAACATAATGTCGGCCTTTTGCGAGAAGCCGAACACCCCGATTCTCCGGACGTCGACCTGCACGGGATTGCAGTTCTGCTGCGACAATAGTAAAAATCCACCG CCAAGAAGACCAAAGCCAAGGCCGACTTCTCCTAGACCACAGACGACGACCGTCGCGCTTCCGCCAGATCCACGACCCGAGTGCCGCGGATCGTGTATCGTCTCTTACCTGTCATTCACTTGCTTTA ACAACGCTGAATTGACGAATGTATTCAAGTGCAAGAAACCCGGCCATCAGTGCTGCGCTGCAAAATCAGTGATCCGTGAATACCTGGGAATCCAAGGTGAAAATGTTACTGATAATACAGCGTTAAGCAACAGGAATGACACGATTTTCGCCATCACGCCACATCCTTCTTTCGCGACGCCACAGCCTACTCTTCTCT TTGACACGACGCCGATCACTACTACGACGACTACGACTACTAAGAGTCCAGTCTACAGCAAGTACGTGTGCGGCGTAAAGGGCACATCGCGCGCACCTCTTCAGGCGCGCAACTTTGACCGAGGCGCCAGAGTCGTGGGTGGCGAGGATGCTGACGCTAACGAGTGGTGCTGGCAGGTCGCCCTCATTAACTCCCTCAATCAGTACCTCTGCGGTGGAGCACTTATCGGTACACAGTGGGTCCTTACTGCCGCGCACTGCGTTACTAA CATTGTCAGATCGGGCGACGCGATCTACGTGCGAGTCGGCGACGTCGACTTGACACGCAAGTACGGAAGTCCAGGTGCTCAGACGCTGCGAGTTGCTACGACCTACATTCACCACAATCACAACAGTCAAACCCTCGACAATGACATCGCGTTGCTCAAACTCCACGGTCAAGCCGAACTCAAGGATGGCGTCTGCCTTGTCTGTCTACCGGCGAGGGGTGTCAGCCATACTGCTGGCAAGAGGTGTACCGTCACCGGCTATGGGTACATGGGCGAAG CTGGCCCGATTCCGTTAAGAGTACGTGAGGCGGAGATTCCGATAGTGAGCGACGCGGAATGCATTAGGAAAGTTAATGCTGTAACGGAAAAGATTTTCATTTTGCCAGCGAGCAGCTTTTGCGCCGGCGGTGAACAGGGCAATGACGCCTGTCAG GGTGACGGCGGTGGCCCATTGGTATGCCAAGATGACGGCTTTTACGAGCTGGCGGGCTTGGTCTCGTGGGGCTTTGGCTGTGGACGAGTCGACGTGCCCGGCGTCTACGTCAAGGTCTCGGCTTTCATCGGCTGGATTAACCAGATCATCTCGGTGAACAATCTGTAG
- the LOC100116207 gene encoding kinesin-like protein Klp61F isoform X1, whose amino-acid sequence MNDTRSKKDKNQHIQVFVRVRPANNAEKTSKSPVVVDVPSNKDIVVRERPQDKLTKKFTFDKVFGPLSKQIDVYNAVVSPLLEEVLAGYNCTVFAYGQTGTGKTFTMEGACNDPTLHWQADSPAGIIPRALSHLFDELRTLGAQEYSVRVSFLELYNEELFDLLSPNDDASKIRIYEDASRKGAIIIHGLEEVTVHNKSEVYKILEKGSEKRQTAATLMNAHSSRSHTVFSITVHIKENTVDGEELLKTGKLNLVDLAGSENVGRSGAVDRRAREAGNINQSLLTLGRVITALVERAPHIPYRESKLTRLLQESLGGRTKTSIIATISPANMNIEETLSTLDYAHRAKNITNRPEINQKLSKKALLKEYTEEIERLRRDLLATRERNGVYLAQESYNDMQSTIEVQSKEIEEKINHIKALEETMQNKEKLFCDLRMEFETTTNALHQTKEKLESTHNVLMTTKNQLNETVYDRDLHKHLVDKHVSTERTLLNQAKTLLSVAETATTDTQKLHEKINRKKKVEEENESLGQQFRQEMLHRFQHVEEHVGNYTQELDNFCSALKGQISSVATHQSTGIDTAIKHISKDLVNKEIAISENLTENTNNTYDEYNSWILTQIEIASDMSERERQALQSTLAKISPKIRELVETKISESLKSLHNETSLKLINLTNTMKKSVDEFCNTLLVDRDNLIKQIDEVKKAVDVSVKNKNRIMEIEQSFDKMFADMKSQIVNTLENTWKQYENDKTEKQQSYSIISNKLNEIDVAINSSNEQTINNFNNKVQQQKAIETRIEKNVEDIRNEVSSTLEENWNLADKAITQSVDVVNLLEGDINATRYALLSYNNSVEANAMELRHKNEKQKEAILSKVQEYHKMVTDISTTHSHFMEEHRAAAHNNYSEMNYKLESQSVACTEWDSKIKSQLHSIHEKVNKFVAEDLRRDVPTGTTPARRDFNYPRHLAATSPHERIIKRFREVRKVVESSEDESENTITDMMSPKVNGRDNNSLSSPIITNTNHVTSTPYSDSKLRIPVIRNSYSLIKSASTSDLPLATKAQLDSSTMSESEVVKGRNNKENGEEGFIKPEKLRPKRLSKVKNAQNRKILGSCN is encoded by the exons ATGAACGATACGCGCTCCAAAAAGGACAAGAACCAGCACATCCAGGTCTTCGTTCGCGTTAG ACCAGCGAATAATGCTGAAAAAACAAGTAAGTCACCAGTGGTTGTGGACGTGCCTTCTAATAAAGACATCGTTGTACGAGAAAGACCACAAGACAAACTTACAAAGAAATTCACATTTGACAAAGTATTCGGACCACTTTCTAAACAG atCGATGTTTACAATGCAGTTGTTAGTCCACTTTTGGAAGAAGTTTTGGCAGGATATAACTGTACCGTATTTGCATACGGGCAAACCGGTACAGGAAAGACTTTTACAATGGAAGGAGCCTGCAATGATCCCACATTACATTGGCAAGCT GATTCTCCAGCTGGAATCATTCCGAGAGCTCTGAGTCACTTATTTGACGAGCTGAGGACACTAGGTGCTCAAGAATATTCAGTACGTGTCAGTTTTCTAGAATTGTATAATGAAGAACTTTTTGATCTTCTTTCACCTAATGACGATGCATCTAAAATTAG aatCTATGAGGATGCATCTAGAAAGGGAGCAATCATCATTCATGGTCTGGAGGAAGTTACAGTTCACAACAAAAGTGAGGTATACAAAATTCTTGAAAAGGGTTCAGAAAAACGTCAAACTGCCGCTACATTAATGAATGCACATTCAAG TCGATCCCACACAGTATTTTCAATAACTGTACACATAAAGGAAAACACAGTCGATGGAGAGGAGTTGTTGAAAACGGGTAAACTAAACTTAGTTGATTTAGCTGGTAGTGAAAATGTAGGAAGATCAGGTGCTGTTGATAGACGAGCAAGAGAGGCTGGTAACATTAATCAGTCGTTGTTAACTCTTGGAAGAGTTATTACTGCTTTAGTAGAGCGAGCGCCTCATATACCATATCG tgAATCCAAATTGACGAGGCTACTGCAAGAATCGCTTGGTGGAAGGACGAAAACTTCTATTATAGCTACTATTTCCCCTGCCAACATGAACATAGAAGAAACGCTTTCTACCTTAGATTATGCACATCGCGCAAAAAATATAACGAATCGACCAGAAATTAATCAAAAGCTATCCAAAAAAGCTTTACTTAAAGAATATACTGAAGAAATTGAAAGGCTACGCCGCGATTTATTGGCTACACGTGAACGTAATGGCGTTTATTTAGCTCAAGAAAGCTATAATGACATGCAATCAACAATAGAAGTTCAAAGTAAAGAAATTGAAGAGAAAATTAATCATATCAAAGCTTTGGAAGAAACCATGCAGAATAAAgag aAATTGTTCTGTGACCTCAGGATGGAATTTGAAACCACAACAAATGCTTTGCATCAAACTAAGGAAAAATTAGAATCAACTCACAATGTTTTAATGACTACTAAGAATCAATTAAATGAAACTGTTTACGATAGAGACTTGCACAAACATTTAGTAGATAAGCATGTTAGTACAGAACGTACCCTCTTAAATCAGGCGAAAACGTTGTTAAGTGTAGCTGAAACAGCAACTACTGATACACAAAAACTGcacgaaaaaataaatcgtaAAAA AAAAGTAGAAGAGGAAAATGAAAGCTTAGGACAACAATTCAGGCAAGAAATGCTGCATCGCTTCCAACATGTGGAAGAACATGTAGGAAATTATACACAAGAACTGGACAATTTTTGTTCTGCTCTTAAGGGTCAAATAAGTTCTGTGGCTACCCATCAAAGTACTGGAATTGATACAGCAATCAAACATATTTCAAAAGATCTCGTAAATAAAGAAATCGCTATATCAGAAAATCTGACAGAAAATACTAACAACACT tatGATGAATATAATTCTTGGATACTTACACAAATAGAGATAGCTTCAGATATGAGTGAACGTGAACGCCAGGCACTTCAAAGTACTTTGGCAAAAATATCACCTAAAATTCGTGAACTTGTTGAAACTAAAATATCTGAAAGTTTGAAATCACTTCATAATGAAACGTCTTTGAAACTCATAAATCTTACAAACACCATGAAAAAATCTGTGGATGAGTTTTGTAACACTTTACTAGTTGATAGGGACAATTTGATAAAACAGATCGATGAAGTTAAAAAAGCTGTAGATGTatctgttaaaaataaaaatcgaatcATGGAAATTGAGCAATCGTTTGATAAG ATGTTTGCTGACATGAAAAGTCAAATCGTTAATACACTTGAAAATACATGGAAGCAATACGAAAATGACAAAACAGAAAAACAACAGAGTTAttctattatttcaaataaattaaacgAAATTGACGTCGCAATCAATAGTTCTAATGAACAGACTATTAATaactttaataataaagttcAACAACAAAAAGCAATTGAAACTAGAATTGAGAAAAATGTTGAAGATATTAGAAACGAAGTATCGTCAACATTAGAAGAG aaTTGGAATTTAGCTGACAAGGCGATCACACAAAGCGTTGATGTAGTTAATCTATTAGAAGGTGATATCAATGCTACTCGATATGCTTTACTGTCTTACAATAATTCGGTCGAAGCAAACGCTATGGAATTACggcataaaaatgaaaaacaaaaagaggCAATATTGTCTAAAGTTCAA gaATATCACAAAATGGTTACGGACATAAGTACAACCCACTCTCATTTTATGGAAGAACATCGCGCTGCTGCTCATAATAACTACAGTGAAATGAATTACAAATTAGAAAGTCAATCAGTGGCATGCACAGAATGGGACAGCAAAATTAAATCTCAACTTCATTCAATACACGAAAAGGTTAATAAATTTGTTGCAGAAGACTTGCGTCGTGATGTTCCAACAG GTACCACACCTGCTAGACGAGATTTTAATTATCCACGCCATTTAGCGGCTACATCTCCGCATGAGCGCATAATTAAAAGGTTCCGCGAAGTTAGAAAAGTTGTTGAATCCTCAGAAGACGAA agcGAAAACACAATAACAGATATGATGTCTCCTAAAGTCAACGGTAGAGATAATAATAGCTTGTCATCTCCAATAATCACCAACACTAATCATGTAACATCCACACCTTATAGCGATTCTAAACTAAGAATCCCTGTAATACGCAATAGTTATAGTCTGATCAAATCTGCTTCAACTTCAGATCTCCCTCTCGCCACAAAAGCTCAACTTGATTCATCAACTATGTCTGAATCAGAGGTCGTGAAG ggGCGAAACAACAAGGAGAATGGCGAGGAAGGATTTATTAAACCTGAAAAACTAAGGCCAAAACGATTGTCAAAGGTTAAAAATGCACAGAACAGAAAAATTCTTGGATCGTGTAATTAA
- the LOC100116207 gene encoding kinesin-like protein Klp61F isoform X2 encodes MNDTRSKKDKNQHIQVFVRVRPANNAEKTSKSPVVVDVPSNKDIVVRERPQDKLTKKFTFDKVFGPLSKQIDVYNAVVSPLLEEVLAGYNCTVFAYGQTGTGKTFTMEGACNDPTLHWQADSPAGIIPRALSHLFDELRTLGAQEYSVRVSFLELYNEELFDLLSPNDDASKIRIYEDASRKGAIIIHGLEEVTVHNKSEVYKILEKGSEKRQTAATLMNAHSSRSHTVFSITVHIKENTVDGEELLKTGKLNLVDLAGSENVGRSGAVDRRAREAGNINQSLLTLGRVITALVERAPHIPYRESKLTRLLQESLGGRTKTSIIATISPANMNIEETLSTLDYAHRAKNITNRPEINQKLSKKALLKEYTEEIERLRRDLLATRERNGVYLAQESYNDMQSTIEVQSKEIEEKINHIKALEETMQNKEKLFCDLRMEFETTTNALHQTKEKLESTHNVLMTTKNQLNETVYDRDLHKHLVDKHVSTERTLLNQAKTLLSVAETATTDTQKLHEKINRKKKVEEENESLGQQFRQEMLHRFQHVEEHVGNYTQELDNFCSALKGQISSVATHQSTGIDTAIKHISKDLVNKEIAISENLTENTNNTYDEYNSWILTQIEIASDMSERERQALQSTLAKISPKIRELVETKISESLKSLHNETSLKLINLTNTMKKSVDEFCNTLLVDRDNLIKQIDEVKKAVDVSVKNKNRIMEIEQSFDKMFADMKSQIVNTLENTWKQYENDKTEKQQSYSIISNKLNEIDVAINSSNEQTINNFNNKVQQQKAIETRIEKNVEDIRNEVSSTLEENWNLADKAITQSVDVVNLLEGDINATRYALLSYNNSVEANAMELRHKNEKQKEAILSKVQEYHKMVTDISTTHSHFMEEHRAAAHNNYSEMNYKLESQSVACTEWDSKIKSQLHSIHEKVNKFVAEDLRRDVPTGTTPARRDFNYPRHLAATSPHERIIKRFREVRKVVESSEDESENTITDMMSPKVNGRDNNSLSSPIITNTNHISLSPQKLNLIHQLCLNQRS; translated from the exons ATGAACGATACGCGCTCCAAAAAGGACAAGAACCAGCACATCCAGGTCTTCGTTCGCGTTAG ACCAGCGAATAATGCTGAAAAAACAAGTAAGTCACCAGTGGTTGTGGACGTGCCTTCTAATAAAGACATCGTTGTACGAGAAAGACCACAAGACAAACTTACAAAGAAATTCACATTTGACAAAGTATTCGGACCACTTTCTAAACAG atCGATGTTTACAATGCAGTTGTTAGTCCACTTTTGGAAGAAGTTTTGGCAGGATATAACTGTACCGTATTTGCATACGGGCAAACCGGTACAGGAAAGACTTTTACAATGGAAGGAGCCTGCAATGATCCCACATTACATTGGCAAGCT GATTCTCCAGCTGGAATCATTCCGAGAGCTCTGAGTCACTTATTTGACGAGCTGAGGACACTAGGTGCTCAAGAATATTCAGTACGTGTCAGTTTTCTAGAATTGTATAATGAAGAACTTTTTGATCTTCTTTCACCTAATGACGATGCATCTAAAATTAG aatCTATGAGGATGCATCTAGAAAGGGAGCAATCATCATTCATGGTCTGGAGGAAGTTACAGTTCACAACAAAAGTGAGGTATACAAAATTCTTGAAAAGGGTTCAGAAAAACGTCAAACTGCCGCTACATTAATGAATGCACATTCAAG TCGATCCCACACAGTATTTTCAATAACTGTACACATAAAGGAAAACACAGTCGATGGAGAGGAGTTGTTGAAAACGGGTAAACTAAACTTAGTTGATTTAGCTGGTAGTGAAAATGTAGGAAGATCAGGTGCTGTTGATAGACGAGCAAGAGAGGCTGGTAACATTAATCAGTCGTTGTTAACTCTTGGAAGAGTTATTACTGCTTTAGTAGAGCGAGCGCCTCATATACCATATCG tgAATCCAAATTGACGAGGCTACTGCAAGAATCGCTTGGTGGAAGGACGAAAACTTCTATTATAGCTACTATTTCCCCTGCCAACATGAACATAGAAGAAACGCTTTCTACCTTAGATTATGCACATCGCGCAAAAAATATAACGAATCGACCAGAAATTAATCAAAAGCTATCCAAAAAAGCTTTACTTAAAGAATATACTGAAGAAATTGAAAGGCTACGCCGCGATTTATTGGCTACACGTGAACGTAATGGCGTTTATTTAGCTCAAGAAAGCTATAATGACATGCAATCAACAATAGAAGTTCAAAGTAAAGAAATTGAAGAGAAAATTAATCATATCAAAGCTTTGGAAGAAACCATGCAGAATAAAgag aAATTGTTCTGTGACCTCAGGATGGAATTTGAAACCACAACAAATGCTTTGCATCAAACTAAGGAAAAATTAGAATCAACTCACAATGTTTTAATGACTACTAAGAATCAATTAAATGAAACTGTTTACGATAGAGACTTGCACAAACATTTAGTAGATAAGCATGTTAGTACAGAACGTACCCTCTTAAATCAGGCGAAAACGTTGTTAAGTGTAGCTGAAACAGCAACTACTGATACACAAAAACTGcacgaaaaaataaatcgtaAAAA AAAAGTAGAAGAGGAAAATGAAAGCTTAGGACAACAATTCAGGCAAGAAATGCTGCATCGCTTCCAACATGTGGAAGAACATGTAGGAAATTATACACAAGAACTGGACAATTTTTGTTCTGCTCTTAAGGGTCAAATAAGTTCTGTGGCTACCCATCAAAGTACTGGAATTGATACAGCAATCAAACATATTTCAAAAGATCTCGTAAATAAAGAAATCGCTATATCAGAAAATCTGACAGAAAATACTAACAACACT tatGATGAATATAATTCTTGGATACTTACACAAATAGAGATAGCTTCAGATATGAGTGAACGTGAACGCCAGGCACTTCAAAGTACTTTGGCAAAAATATCACCTAAAATTCGTGAACTTGTTGAAACTAAAATATCTGAAAGTTTGAAATCACTTCATAATGAAACGTCTTTGAAACTCATAAATCTTACAAACACCATGAAAAAATCTGTGGATGAGTTTTGTAACACTTTACTAGTTGATAGGGACAATTTGATAAAACAGATCGATGAAGTTAAAAAAGCTGTAGATGTatctgttaaaaataaaaatcgaatcATGGAAATTGAGCAATCGTTTGATAAG ATGTTTGCTGACATGAAAAGTCAAATCGTTAATACACTTGAAAATACATGGAAGCAATACGAAAATGACAAAACAGAAAAACAACAGAGTTAttctattatttcaaataaattaaacgAAATTGACGTCGCAATCAATAGTTCTAATGAACAGACTATTAATaactttaataataaagttcAACAACAAAAAGCAATTGAAACTAGAATTGAGAAAAATGTTGAAGATATTAGAAACGAAGTATCGTCAACATTAGAAGAG aaTTGGAATTTAGCTGACAAGGCGATCACACAAAGCGTTGATGTAGTTAATCTATTAGAAGGTGATATCAATGCTACTCGATATGCTTTACTGTCTTACAATAATTCGGTCGAAGCAAACGCTATGGAATTACggcataaaaatgaaaaacaaaaagaggCAATATTGTCTAAAGTTCAA gaATATCACAAAATGGTTACGGACATAAGTACAACCCACTCTCATTTTATGGAAGAACATCGCGCTGCTGCTCATAATAACTACAGTGAAATGAATTACAAATTAGAAAGTCAATCAGTGGCATGCACAGAATGGGACAGCAAAATTAAATCTCAACTTCATTCAATACACGAAAAGGTTAATAAATTTGTTGCAGAAGACTTGCGTCGTGATGTTCCAACAG GTACCACACCTGCTAGACGAGATTTTAATTATCCACGCCATTTAGCGGCTACATCTCCGCATGAGCGCATAATTAAAAGGTTCCGCGAAGTTAGAAAAGTTGTTGAATCCTCAGAAGACGAA agcGAAAACACAATAACAGATATGATGTCTCCTAAAGTCAACGGTAGAGATAATAATAGCTTGTCATCTCCAATAATCACCAACACTAATCAT ATCTCCCTCTCGCCACAAAAGCTCAACTTGATTCATCAACTATGTCTGAATCAGAGGTCGTGA